A genomic region of Cannabis sativa cultivar Pink pepper isolate KNU-18-1 chromosome 1, ASM2916894v1, whole genome shotgun sequence contains the following coding sequences:
- the LOC115707009 gene encoding probable phospholipid-transporting ATPase 4 isoform X1: protein MTRGRIRAKLRQSNLYTFNCLRPSATATDGPLPIPGPGHSRTIFCNQPLLHRKKPLKYCSNFISTTKYNPITFLPKALFEQFRRVANVYFLLAAIISLTAVSPFSPVSMIAPLAFVVGLSMAKEALEDWRRFLQDMKVNLRKVSVHKGGGVFGYRPWHKISVGDVLKVEKDQFFPADLLLLSSSYEDGICYVETMNLDGETNLKVKRCLEVTLPLDDDESFKDFKGTIQCEDPNPNLYSFVGNLDLDRQVFPLDPSQILLRDSKLRNTAYVYGVVIFTGHDSKVMQNATKSPSKRSRIEKKMDYIIYLLFSMLVFISMVSSIGFAIKTRLHTPDAWYLQPKNAEDMYNPEKPALAGLIHLVTALILYGYLIPISLYVSIELVKVLQATFINQDIHMYCEETGNPAQARTSNLNEELGQVDTILSDKTGTLTCNQMDFLKCSIAGSPYGVRSSEVELAAAKQMAIDLGEHDDEFSNFPMPKNSAPSSWDNKMASEIELENVVTPTYGKDHKPAIKGFSFEDSRLMNGNWLNEPNADVLLLFFRILGVCHTAIPDLNEETGVLTYEAESPDEGAFLVAAREFGFEFCKRTQSSVFVRERYPSSVEREYKILSMLDFTSKRKRMSVIVRDEDGQIFLLCKGADSIIFERLSKNGKMYEEMTSKHLNEYGEAGLRTLALAYRKLEESEYSAWNNEFQKAKASMGADRETVLEQVSDMIERELILVGATAVEDKLQKGVPQCIDKLAQAGLKLWVLTGDKMETAINIGYACSLLRQGMKRICISTATSDTLAQDSKETFLLFANEQAVKENILNQITNASRMVKLEKDPHAAFALIIDGKTLSYALEDDMKLLFLGLAVDCASVICCRVSPRQKAMVTRLVKEGTGKTTLAIGDGANDVGMIQEADIGVGISGVEGMQAVMASDFSIAQFRFLERLLVVHGHWCYKRIAQMVCYFFYKNIAFGLTLFYFEAFTGFSGQSMYDDWYMLSFNVILTSLPVISLGVFEQDVSSEVCLQFPALYQQGPKNLFFDWYRILGWMGNGVYSSLIIFFLNIIIFYDQAFRPGGQTADMTVMGTAMFTCIIWAVNCQIALTMSHFTWIQHLLVWGSIAMWYLFLLLYGMMSPTYSGNAFKILIEALGPAPLFWSSTLLVTAACNLPYLAHISFQRCFNPMDHHIIQEIKYYKKDLEDQRMWTRERSKARQETKIGFTARVDAKIRQLRGRLHKKQTSIIIQNAADSTL from the exons ATGACGAGGGGAAGGATAAGGGCTAAGCTCCGGCAGAGCAACTTGTACACATTCAATTGCCTCCGGCCAAGTGCCACTGCAACAGATGGCCCGCTTCCGATCCCAGGTCCTGGCCACTCAAGAACTATATTTTGTAATCAACCTCTTCTCCATCGTAAGAAGCCTTTGAAATATTGCTCTAATTTTATATCAACCACCAAGTACAATCCCATTACGTTCTTGCCCAAAGCGCTTTTTGAACAGTTTAGACGGGTTGCCAATGTATATTTTCTTTTGGCTGCTATTATCTCTCTCACGGCCGTTTCTCCATTCTCTCCAGTGAGCATGATTGCTCCTTTAGCCTTTGTTGTTGGGCTTAGTATGGCAAAGGAAGCTTTGGAAGATTGGCGTAGGTTTTTGCAGGATATGAAAGTCAATCTTCGGAAAGTGAGTGTTCATAAAGGAGGTGGTGTTTTTGGCTACAGGCCCTGGCATAAGATTTCAGTTGGAGATGTTCTGAAGGTTGAAAAGGATCAGTTCTTTCCTGCAGATTTACTTTTGTTATCCTCAAGTTATGAGGATGGGATTTGCTACGTGGAGACTATGAACTTAGATGGTGAGACAAATTTGAAGGTAAAAAGATGTTTGGAAGTTACTTTACCTTTAGATGATGATGAGTCTTTCAAAGATTTCAAAGGTACAATCCAATGTGAAGACCCGAACCCCAATCTCTACTCCTTTGTGGGTAATCTTGATCTTGACCGTCAGGTTTTTCCTCTTGATCCTAGTCAGATTCTCCTCAGAGACTCGAAGCTGAGGAATACAGCTTATGTGTATGGGGTGGTGATATTTACTGGACATGATAGCAAAGTCATGCAGAATGCAACAAAGTCACCTTCAAAAAGAAGCAGAATAGAGAAAAAGATGGATTATATAATATACCTCCTTTTCAGCATGCTTGTGTTTATTTCCATGGTGAGCTCAATTGGTTTTGCTATAAAGACAAGGTTGCACACGCCTGATGCATGGTACTTGCAACCTAAAAATGCTGAAGATATGTATAATCCGGAAAAACCTGCCTTGGCAGGACTTATTCATCTAGTTACCGCTCTCATCCTGTATGGATATTTGATACCTATATCCCTTTATGTTTCCATTGAGCTTGTGAAGGTTTTACAAGCCACCTTCATTAACCAAGATATTCACATGTATTGTGAAGAGACTGGGAATCCTGCTCAAGCACGGACATCAAATTTAAATGAGGAATTGGGTCAGGTTGACACCATCCTCTCTGATAAAACAGGTACTTTGACCTGCAATCAGATGGACTTCCTAAAGTGTTCCATTGCTGGCTCTCCATATGGCGTGCGCTCAAGTGAAGTTGAACTTGCTGCAGCAAAACAAATGGCTATTGACCTCGGAGAGCACGATGATGAGTTTTCCAACTTCCCTATGCCGAAAAATAGTGCACCTAGTTCATGGGATAATAAGATGGCTTCAGAAATAGAGCTGGAGAATGTTGTTACTCCTACCTACGGAAAGGACCATAAACCTGCCATAAAGGGATTTAGCTTTGAAGACAGCCGTCTTATGAATGGAAATTGGTTGAATGAGCCAAATGCAGATGTCCTATTGTTGTTTTTCCGGATATTAGGAGTTTGCCACACTGCAATTCCTGATCTAAATGAAGAGACTGGTGTTCTTACTTATGAAGCAGAGTCACCCGATGAAGGAGCTTTTCTTGTTGCAGCAAGAGAATTTGGtttcgagttctgtaaaagaaCTCAGTCCAGTGTGTTTGTCCGGGAAAGGTATCCCTCTTCTGTTGAAAG GGAGTACAAAATTCTGAGCATGCTGGATTTCACCAGCAAAAGGAAGCGAATGTCAGTAATTGTGCGGGATGAAGATGGGCAAATATTTCTTCTATGCAAAGGTGCTGACAG CATTATATTTGAGCGGCTATCAAAGAATGGGAAAATGTATGAAGAAATGACTTCTAAACATTTGAATGAATATGGAGAAGCTGGGTTGCGTACATTGGCACTTGCTTACAGAAAGCTGGAGGAGTCTGAGTACTCTGCTTGGAACAATGAATTTCAGAAAGCAAAAGCATCCATGGGAGCTGATAGAGAAACTGTGCTTGAACAAGTATCGGATATGATTGAGAGAGAGTTGATTCTTGTTGGTGCTACTGCTGTTGAAGACAAATTGCAAAAAGGA GTGCCCCAGTGCATAGATAAACTTGCACAAGCTGGTCTCAAACTTTGGGTTCTTACAGGAGATAAGATGGAAACTGCAATAAACATAGG GTATGCATGTAGTTTACTGCGACAGGGCATGAAGAGGATCTGTATATCAACGGCTACCTCAGACACATTAGCCCAAGATAGCAAAGAG ACCTTTTTGTTGTTTGCCAATGAACAGGCTGTGAAAGAGAACATTCTCAATCAAATTACTAATGCCTCGAGAATGGTCAAGTTAGAGAAAGATCCTCATGCTGCATTTGCACTGATTATTGATGGGAAAACTTTAAGCTATGCTTTAGAGGATGATATGAAGCTTCTTTTCTTGGGATTAGCAGTCGACTGTGCATCTGTTATATGTTGTCGTGTTTCTCCTAGACAAAAGGCAATG GTGACAAGGTTAGTGAAAGAAGGAACCGGAAAAACCACCTTAGCAATTGGTGATGGTGCAAATGATGTCGGTATGATTCAAGAAGCTGATATTGGGGTTGGGATCAGTGGGGTTGAAGGTATGCAG GCTGTAATGGCTAGTGACTTTTCTATCGCTCAGTTTCGGTTCTTGGAGAGACTTTTGGTTGTTCATGGGCATTGGTGCTACAAGAGGATTGCTCAGATG GTTTGCTATTTCTTCTACAAAAATATTGCATTTGGTCTCACCTTGTTTTACTTCGAGGCATTTACGGGCTTCTCTGGGCAATCAATGTACGATGATTGGTACATGCTATCATTCAACGTCATTCTTACCTCATTGCCAGTCATTTCACTTGGAGTATTTGAACAAGATGTGTCATCTGAGGTCTGCCTACAG TTCCCTGCATTGTATCAGCAAGGACCGAAAAACTTGTTCTTTGACTGGTACAGAATATTGGGGTGGATGGGCAACGGTGTCTATTCCTCTCTCAtaatctttttcctcaacattaTCATATTCTATGACCAAGCTTTTCGTCCTGGAGGCCAGACGGCTGACATGACTGTCATGGGAACCGCCATGTTCACTTGCATCATATGGGCCGTGAACTGCCAAATTGCACTCACAATGAGTCACTTTACATGGATCCAACACCTCTTGGTCTGGGGCAGCATAGCAATGTGGTATCTGTTTCTCTTGCTTTATGGCATGATGTCTCCGACTTACTCAGGCAATGCATTCAAGATTTTGATTGAAGCTCTCGGCCCTGCACCTCTCTTTTGGTCATCGACCCTGTTAGTAACAGCTGCCTGTAATCTCCCTTACCTAGCTCACATATCCTTCCAAAGATGTTTCAATCCCATGGATCACCATATTATCCAAGAAATTAAATACTACAAGAAAGATCTCGAGGATCAACGCATGTGGACAAGAGAACGATCCAAAGCAAGACAAGAAACTAAGATCGGATTCACAGCTAGGGTGGATGCCAAGATCAGGCAATTAAGAGGGAGACTTCATAAGAAGCAGACATCCATCATCATTCAAAACGCAGCAGACTCTACGTTGTGA
- the LOC115707009 gene encoding probable phospholipid-transporting ATPase 4 isoform X2: MTRGRIRAKLRQSNLYTFNCLRPSATATDGPLPIPGPGHSRTIFCNQPLLHRKKPLKYCSNFISTTKYNPITFLPKALFEQFRRVANVYFLLAAIISLTAVSPFSPVSMIAPLAFVVGLSMAKEALEDWRRFLQDMKVNLRKVSVHKGGGVFGYRPWHKISVGDVLKVEKDQFFPADLLLLSSSYEDGICYVETMNLDGETNLKVKRCLEVTLPLDDDESFKDFKGTIQCEDPNPNLYSFVGNLDLDRQVFPLDPSQILLRDSKLRNTAYVYGVVIFTGHDSKVMQNATKSPSKRSRIEKKMDYIIYLLFSMLVFISMVSSIGFAIKTRLHTPDAWYLQPKNAEDMYNPEKPALAGLIHLVTALILYGYLIPISLYVSIELVKVLQATFINQDIHMYCEETGNPAQARTSNLNEELGQVDTILSDKTGTLTCNQMDFLKCSIAGSPYGVRSSEVELAAAKQMAIDLGEHDDEFSNFPMPKNSAPSSWDNKMASEIELENVVTPTYGKDHKPAIKGFSFEDSRLMNGNWLNEPNADVLLLFFRILGVCHTAIPDLNEETGVLTYEAESPDEGAFLVAAREFGFEFCKRTQSSVFVRERYPSSVEREYKILSMLDFTSKRKRMSVIVRDEDGQIFLLCKGADSIIFERLSKNGKMYEEMTSKHLNEYGEAGLRTLALAYRKLEESEYSAWNNEFQKAKASMGADRETVLEQVSDMIERELILVGATAVEDKLQKGVPQCIDKLAQAGLKLWVLTGDKMETAINIGYACSLLRQGMKRICISTATSDTLAQDSKEAVKENILNQITNASRMVKLEKDPHAAFALIIDGKTLSYALEDDMKLLFLGLAVDCASVICCRVSPRQKAMVTRLVKEGTGKTTLAIGDGANDVGMIQEADIGVGISGVEGMQAVMASDFSIAQFRFLERLLVVHGHWCYKRIAQMVCYFFYKNIAFGLTLFYFEAFTGFSGQSMYDDWYMLSFNVILTSLPVISLGVFEQDVSSEVCLQFPALYQQGPKNLFFDWYRILGWMGNGVYSSLIIFFLNIIIFYDQAFRPGGQTADMTVMGTAMFTCIIWAVNCQIALTMSHFTWIQHLLVWGSIAMWYLFLLLYGMMSPTYSGNAFKILIEALGPAPLFWSSTLLVTAACNLPYLAHISFQRCFNPMDHHIIQEIKYYKKDLEDQRMWTRERSKARQETKIGFTARVDAKIRQLRGRLHKKQTSIIIQNAADSTL, encoded by the exons ATGACGAGGGGAAGGATAAGGGCTAAGCTCCGGCAGAGCAACTTGTACACATTCAATTGCCTCCGGCCAAGTGCCACTGCAACAGATGGCCCGCTTCCGATCCCAGGTCCTGGCCACTCAAGAACTATATTTTGTAATCAACCTCTTCTCCATCGTAAGAAGCCTTTGAAATATTGCTCTAATTTTATATCAACCACCAAGTACAATCCCATTACGTTCTTGCCCAAAGCGCTTTTTGAACAGTTTAGACGGGTTGCCAATGTATATTTTCTTTTGGCTGCTATTATCTCTCTCACGGCCGTTTCTCCATTCTCTCCAGTGAGCATGATTGCTCCTTTAGCCTTTGTTGTTGGGCTTAGTATGGCAAAGGAAGCTTTGGAAGATTGGCGTAGGTTTTTGCAGGATATGAAAGTCAATCTTCGGAAAGTGAGTGTTCATAAAGGAGGTGGTGTTTTTGGCTACAGGCCCTGGCATAAGATTTCAGTTGGAGATGTTCTGAAGGTTGAAAAGGATCAGTTCTTTCCTGCAGATTTACTTTTGTTATCCTCAAGTTATGAGGATGGGATTTGCTACGTGGAGACTATGAACTTAGATGGTGAGACAAATTTGAAGGTAAAAAGATGTTTGGAAGTTACTTTACCTTTAGATGATGATGAGTCTTTCAAAGATTTCAAAGGTACAATCCAATGTGAAGACCCGAACCCCAATCTCTACTCCTTTGTGGGTAATCTTGATCTTGACCGTCAGGTTTTTCCTCTTGATCCTAGTCAGATTCTCCTCAGAGACTCGAAGCTGAGGAATACAGCTTATGTGTATGGGGTGGTGATATTTACTGGACATGATAGCAAAGTCATGCAGAATGCAACAAAGTCACCTTCAAAAAGAAGCAGAATAGAGAAAAAGATGGATTATATAATATACCTCCTTTTCAGCATGCTTGTGTTTATTTCCATGGTGAGCTCAATTGGTTTTGCTATAAAGACAAGGTTGCACACGCCTGATGCATGGTACTTGCAACCTAAAAATGCTGAAGATATGTATAATCCGGAAAAACCTGCCTTGGCAGGACTTATTCATCTAGTTACCGCTCTCATCCTGTATGGATATTTGATACCTATATCCCTTTATGTTTCCATTGAGCTTGTGAAGGTTTTACAAGCCACCTTCATTAACCAAGATATTCACATGTATTGTGAAGAGACTGGGAATCCTGCTCAAGCACGGACATCAAATTTAAATGAGGAATTGGGTCAGGTTGACACCATCCTCTCTGATAAAACAGGTACTTTGACCTGCAATCAGATGGACTTCCTAAAGTGTTCCATTGCTGGCTCTCCATATGGCGTGCGCTCAAGTGAAGTTGAACTTGCTGCAGCAAAACAAATGGCTATTGACCTCGGAGAGCACGATGATGAGTTTTCCAACTTCCCTATGCCGAAAAATAGTGCACCTAGTTCATGGGATAATAAGATGGCTTCAGAAATAGAGCTGGAGAATGTTGTTACTCCTACCTACGGAAAGGACCATAAACCTGCCATAAAGGGATTTAGCTTTGAAGACAGCCGTCTTATGAATGGAAATTGGTTGAATGAGCCAAATGCAGATGTCCTATTGTTGTTTTTCCGGATATTAGGAGTTTGCCACACTGCAATTCCTGATCTAAATGAAGAGACTGGTGTTCTTACTTATGAAGCAGAGTCACCCGATGAAGGAGCTTTTCTTGTTGCAGCAAGAGAATTTGGtttcgagttctgtaaaagaaCTCAGTCCAGTGTGTTTGTCCGGGAAAGGTATCCCTCTTCTGTTGAAAG GGAGTACAAAATTCTGAGCATGCTGGATTTCACCAGCAAAAGGAAGCGAATGTCAGTAATTGTGCGGGATGAAGATGGGCAAATATTTCTTCTATGCAAAGGTGCTGACAG CATTATATTTGAGCGGCTATCAAAGAATGGGAAAATGTATGAAGAAATGACTTCTAAACATTTGAATGAATATGGAGAAGCTGGGTTGCGTACATTGGCACTTGCTTACAGAAAGCTGGAGGAGTCTGAGTACTCTGCTTGGAACAATGAATTTCAGAAAGCAAAAGCATCCATGGGAGCTGATAGAGAAACTGTGCTTGAACAAGTATCGGATATGATTGAGAGAGAGTTGATTCTTGTTGGTGCTACTGCTGTTGAAGACAAATTGCAAAAAGGA GTGCCCCAGTGCATAGATAAACTTGCACAAGCTGGTCTCAAACTTTGGGTTCTTACAGGAGATAAGATGGAAACTGCAATAAACATAGG GTATGCATGTAGTTTACTGCGACAGGGCATGAAGAGGATCTGTATATCAACGGCTACCTCAGACACATTAGCCCAAGATAGCAAAGAG GCTGTGAAAGAGAACATTCTCAATCAAATTACTAATGCCTCGAGAATGGTCAAGTTAGAGAAAGATCCTCATGCTGCATTTGCACTGATTATTGATGGGAAAACTTTAAGCTATGCTTTAGAGGATGATATGAAGCTTCTTTTCTTGGGATTAGCAGTCGACTGTGCATCTGTTATATGTTGTCGTGTTTCTCCTAGACAAAAGGCAATG GTGACAAGGTTAGTGAAAGAAGGAACCGGAAAAACCACCTTAGCAATTGGTGATGGTGCAAATGATGTCGGTATGATTCAAGAAGCTGATATTGGGGTTGGGATCAGTGGGGTTGAAGGTATGCAG GCTGTAATGGCTAGTGACTTTTCTATCGCTCAGTTTCGGTTCTTGGAGAGACTTTTGGTTGTTCATGGGCATTGGTGCTACAAGAGGATTGCTCAGATG GTTTGCTATTTCTTCTACAAAAATATTGCATTTGGTCTCACCTTGTTTTACTTCGAGGCATTTACGGGCTTCTCTGGGCAATCAATGTACGATGATTGGTACATGCTATCATTCAACGTCATTCTTACCTCATTGCCAGTCATTTCACTTGGAGTATTTGAACAAGATGTGTCATCTGAGGTCTGCCTACAG TTCCCTGCATTGTATCAGCAAGGACCGAAAAACTTGTTCTTTGACTGGTACAGAATATTGGGGTGGATGGGCAACGGTGTCTATTCCTCTCTCAtaatctttttcctcaacattaTCATATTCTATGACCAAGCTTTTCGTCCTGGAGGCCAGACGGCTGACATGACTGTCATGGGAACCGCCATGTTCACTTGCATCATATGGGCCGTGAACTGCCAAATTGCACTCACAATGAGTCACTTTACATGGATCCAACACCTCTTGGTCTGGGGCAGCATAGCAATGTGGTATCTGTTTCTCTTGCTTTATGGCATGATGTCTCCGACTTACTCAGGCAATGCATTCAAGATTTTGATTGAAGCTCTCGGCCCTGCACCTCTCTTTTGGTCATCGACCCTGTTAGTAACAGCTGCCTGTAATCTCCCTTACCTAGCTCACATATCCTTCCAAAGATGTTTCAATCCCATGGATCACCATATTATCCAAGAAATTAAATACTACAAGAAAGATCTCGAGGATCAACGCATGTGGACAAGAGAACGATCCAAAGCAAGACAAGAAACTAAGATCGGATTCACAGCTAGGGTGGATGCCAAGATCAGGCAATTAAGAGGGAGACTTCATAAGAAGCAGACATCCATCATCATTCAAAACGCAGCAGACTCTACGTTGTGA